Proteins encoded together in one uncultured Desulfosarcina sp. window:
- a CDS encoding lactate utilization protein has product MPNPIDTHWELKLKRCQHALEKNNFEVFVASDLKAAGEIFRDRIRPLIDFKTASWGDSMTLKATGVLDTLRADSDIRMIETFDPQITQEARVERRRQALLADLFLTGSNAVTETGMLVNLDMVGNRVAGMTFGPKQVVLFIGRNKIVPTVADAMQRVKRLAAPANAIRHPNLKTPCMKTGECMDCSSPDRICNTWCITEKCFPKGRIRIVLIDQDLGL; this is encoded by the coding sequence ATGCCAAATCCCATCGACACTCACTGGGAGTTGAAGCTGAAGCGCTGCCAACATGCCCTGGAAAAGAACAATTTCGAAGTGTTCGTGGCCTCAGATTTAAAAGCTGCCGGAGAGATTTTTCGGGATCGGATTCGGCCTTTGATCGATTTTAAAACAGCCTCCTGGGGCGATTCCATGACGCTGAAAGCCACCGGTGTCCTGGACACCCTGCGGGCCGACTCCGACATCCGAATGATCGAAACCTTCGACCCGCAGATAACCCAGGAAGCGCGTGTCGAGCGCCGCCGCCAGGCCCTGCTGGCCGACCTGTTTCTCACCGGATCCAATGCCGTCACCGAAACCGGCATGCTCGTCAATCTGGACATGGTGGGCAACCGGGTGGCCGGCATGACCTTCGGCCCGAAACAGGTGGTGCTGTTCATCGGCCGCAACAAGATCGTGCCGACCGTTGCGGATGCCATGCAGCGGGTCAAGCGACTGGCCGCCCCGGCCAACGCCATTCGCCATCCGAACTTGAAAACGCCCTGCATGAAAACCGGCGAATGCATGGACTGCAGCAGCCCGGACCGGATCTGCAACACCTGGTGCATCACGGAAAAATGCTTCCCCAAAGGCCGAATCAGGATCGTGCTGATCGATCAGGACCTGGGGCTTTAG
- a CDS encoding zinc ribbon domain-containing protein, translating into MLCPKCGFEQAGNNVECISCGIVFAKWKQRQATSRGHESTRPSEDNEETKEERSGFLGQLLFHTPAEINPVSWGARLILLTILAVWGIKFIFTPITSDYTMNSFWHLVNLPFHEAGHIFFRPFGRVITSLGGSLMQVLMPVVCLLVFLIKTRDPFAGSVALWWTGQNFIDIAPYINDARSLSLPLLGGNVGYSSPYGFHDWEFILKETGLIRFDHTIARLSHATGTILILTAIVWGGYLLVKQMHIWKNQENR; encoded by the coding sequence ATGCTGTGCCCCAAATGCGGGTTTGAACAGGCAGGTAACAATGTCGAGTGCATCAGTTGCGGCATCGTTTTCGCAAAATGGAAGCAACGACAAGCCACTTCCCGCGGACACGAGTCGACCCGGCCGTCTGAGGACAACGAAGAAACCAAAGAGGAACGTTCCGGGTTTCTGGGACAGCTCCTGTTTCATACGCCGGCCGAAATCAACCCTGTTTCATGGGGTGCGCGTCTTATATTGCTGACCATTCTGGCCGTATGGGGAATCAAGTTCATATTTACGCCGATCACTTCGGATTATACCATGAACAGCTTCTGGCACTTGGTGAATCTTCCCTTTCACGAGGCCGGTCACATTTTTTTCCGCCCCTTCGGCCGGGTGATCACATCACTCGGGGGCAGCCTGATGCAGGTGCTCATGCCGGTCGTCTGCCTGTTGGTATTCTTGATCAAGACCCGCGACCCTTTCGCCGGTTCCGTAGCCTTGTGGTGGACGGGCCAGAACTTTATAGACATCGCCCCATACATCAACGATGCCCGCTCTCTAAGTTTGCCCCTGCTGGGCGGCAACGTAGGCTATTCATCTCCATACGGATTTCACGACTGGGAATTCATTCTCAAAGAAACCGGGCTGATTCGATTCGATCACACCATTGCAAGGCTGTCCCATGCCACTGGGACGATCCTGATACTTACAGCGATTGTCTGGGGAGGGTATCTGCTGGTTAAGCAGATGCACATTTGGAAAAACCAGGAAAATCGATAA
- a CDS encoding PhoH family protein, whose product MISLSSGKRKIFVLDTNVILHDSSCINQFDEHDIVIPIAVIEELDRFKRGKEILNCNAREFARSLDALTGDRIFNGGVPIGPGKGKITVCLDRDFHAKLKTNFSPDKPDHHILNAAFHIAHEHSFDRVFLVTKDVNLRMKAKSIGLMAQDYNTDRVQAPADIYKGTRVVEDIPAEVIDQLYSKPFELDAGFLEVSETLLSNEYLILKNGSKSALGVFTPQTRSIRRIDSKTCYGIRPRNAEQCFAMDALTNQDIPLVTITGKAGTGKTLLALAAALEKRRYYRQIFISRPSVPLSNKDIGFLPGDIQSKLDPYMQPLYDNLSVIENSQNSKNGNGQARRVKELLDEEKIVITPLSYIRGRSIVKVFFIVDEAQNLTPHEVKTIITRAGEGTKIVLTGDIYQIDHPYLDSQSNGLSYLIEKMKGQPLYNHINLEKGERSELSDLAISLL is encoded by the coding sequence ATGATTTCGCTTTCGAGCGGCAAACGAAAAATCTTTGTGCTGGACACCAACGTCATTCTGCACGACAGCTCCTGCATCAACCAGTTCGACGAACACGACATTGTCATCCCCATCGCCGTCATCGAGGAACTGGACCGCTTCAAAAGGGGCAAAGAGATCCTGAACTGCAACGCCCGCGAATTCGCCAGATCCCTGGACGCCTTGACCGGCGACCGCATCTTCAATGGCGGGGTGCCCATCGGCCCCGGCAAAGGCAAGATCACCGTCTGCCTGGACCGGGACTTCCACGCCAAGCTCAAAACCAACTTCTCCCCGGACAAGCCCGACCATCATATTCTCAACGCGGCCTTTCACATCGCCCACGAACACTCCTTCGACCGGGTCTTTCTGGTCACCAAGGACGTCAACCTGCGCATGAAGGCCAAGTCCATCGGCCTGATGGCCCAGGACTACAACACCGACCGGGTCCAGGCACCGGCCGACATTTACAAGGGAACCCGGGTGGTGGAGGATATCCCCGCCGAAGTCATCGACCAGCTTTACAGCAAGCCCTTCGAGTTGGACGCCGGCTTTCTGGAGGTTTCCGAAACGCTGCTGTCCAACGAATATCTGATCCTGAAAAACGGAAGCAAGTCCGCCCTGGGGGTATTTACGCCCCAGACCCGGTCCATCCGGCGCATCGACTCGAAAACTTGCTACGGCATCCGCCCCCGCAACGCCGAACAGTGTTTTGCCATGGATGCGCTGACCAACCAGGATATCCCCCTGGTGACCATCACCGGCAAGGCCGGCACCGGCAAAACCCTGCTGGCCCTGGCCGCAGCCCTGGAAAAGCGCCGCTACTACCGCCAGATCTTCATCTCGCGGCCCTCGGTTCCGCTGAGCAACAAGGACATCGGTTTTCTTCCCGGAGACATCCAATCCAAGCTGGACCCCTACATGCAGCCGCTGTACGACAACCTCTCGGTGATCGAAAACAGCCAGAACAGCAAGAACGGCAACGGCCAGGCGCGCCGGGTAAAGGAACTGCTGGACGAAGAGAAGATCGTCATCACCCCGCTGAGCTATATTCGCGGCCGCAGCATCGTGAAGGTCTTTTTCATCGTCGACGAAGCCCAGAACCTGACCCCCCACGAGGTCAAGACCATCATCACCCGGGCCGGCGAGGGCACCAAGATCGTCCTCACCGGAGACATCTACCAGATCGATCATCCCTACCTGGACAGCCAGAGCAACGGGTTGAGCTACCTCATCGAAAAAATGAAAGGCCAGCCCCTGTACAACCACATCAACCTGGAAAAAGGCGAACGCAGCGAACTGTCCGATCTGGCCATCAGTTTGCTATAG
- a CDS encoding citrate synthase, translating to MEDFVTLTYNGHEIKLPVVTGSEGEKAVDISNLRAETGFITLDPGYANTGSCLSAITYMDGEKGILRYRGIPVEQLAENATFKETAYLLINGRLPNREQLTRFSVMLNDNSLVHEDLKTFYQNFPRASHPMGILSAMVNALRSFYPELGTMEEEITITMTRLLAKVRTMAAMSYKISRGHRVVYPRPDLTYCENFLNMMFDTPVRPYEINRAAVNALRVFWILHADHEQNCSTSAVRMVGSARVNLYAAISSGIAALWGPLHGGANQAVIEMLTAIQNNGGDYRKAIERAKDKNDPFRLMGFGHRIYKTYDPRAKIMKKMCDELLDSLQIDDPLLDIAKELEEIALKDPYFVDHNLYPNIDFYSGIVLRAIGIPTNMFTVMFAIGRLPGWIAQWKESMDDPKWKISRPRQIYVGEREYDFVPIHARF from the coding sequence ATGGAAGATTTCGTTACCCTCACTTACAACGGCCACGAGATCAAACTGCCGGTGGTTACCGGCAGCGAAGGGGAAAAGGCGGTCGACATCTCCAATCTGCGGGCCGAAACCGGCTTCATCACCCTGGACCCCGGCTATGCCAATACCGGCAGCTGCCTGAGCGCCATCACCTACATGGACGGCGAGAAGGGCATCCTGCGCTACCGCGGCATCCCCGTGGAGCAGCTGGCCGAAAACGCCACCTTCAAGGAAACGGCCTACCTGCTGATCAACGGCAGGCTGCCCAACCGCGAGCAGTTGACCCGATTTTCGGTCATGCTCAACGACAACAGCCTGGTTCACGAGGATTTGAAAACCTTTTATCAGAACTTCCCCCGGGCATCCCATCCCATGGGAATTCTCTCCGCCATGGTCAATGCCCTGCGCAGCTTCTATCCCGAACTGGGCACCATGGAGGAGGAGATCACCATCACCATGACCCGGCTGCTGGCCAAGGTACGCACCATGGCCGCCATGTCCTACAAAATCTCCCGGGGCCACAGGGTGGTCTACCCCCGTCCGGATTTGACCTACTGCGAAAATTTTCTCAATATGATGTTCGACACCCCGGTCAGGCCCTACGAGATCAACCGGGCGGCCGTCAATGCCCTGCGGGTGTTCTGGATTCTGCACGCCGATCATGAGCAGAACTGCTCCACTTCGGCCGTACGCATGGTGGGCAGCGCGCGGGTCAACCTTTACGCCGCCATCTCTTCGGGCATCGCGGCCCTGTGGGGGCCTTTGCACGGCGGCGCCAACCAGGCGGTTATCGAAATGCTCACCGCCATTCAGAACAACGGTGGAGATTACCGCAAAGCCATCGAGAGGGCCAAGGACAAGAACGATCCCTTCCGCCTCATGGGATTCGGCCACCGGATCTACAAGACCTACGACCCGCGGGCCAAAATCATGAAAAAAATGTGCGACGAACTGCTGGACTCTTTGCAGATCGACGACCCGCTGCTGGACATTGCCAAGGAGTTGGAGGAAATCGCCCTCAAGGACCCCTACTTTGTCGATCACAACCTGTACCCTAACATCGACTTTTACAGCGGCATCGTGCTGCGGGCCATCGGCATTCCCACCAACATGTTCACCGTGATGTTCGCCATCGGGCGGCTGCCCGGCTGGATCGCCCAGTGGAAGGAAAGCATGGACGACCCCAAATGGAAGATCAGCCGGCCCCGTCAGATCTATGTCGGCGAACGGGAGTACGATTTTGTGCCCATACATGCCCGGTTCTAG
- a CDS encoding histidine kinase dimerization/phospho-acceptor domain-containing protein, giving the protein MTDESCLLAVDGVRFFGEMSASVSHEIKNVLAIIKENAGLLQDMLAMNARGLPLDPERLTRLAQSIDRQVARGDGIIKNMNRFAHSADHPSETVDVHETIGFVIDLAARLIVMKGRPPRFEAATVTLTAVTNRFFLERLIWACLCCAMEACDPEGTISVVAERIDATVRIRFQGLAENFFIDGTPFPSPEDATVGRMIGAQLSADENAKEIVIVLS; this is encoded by the coding sequence ATGACCGACGAATCCTGCTTGCTGGCTGTCGACGGGGTGCGCTTTTTCGGGGAGATGTCCGCCTCGGTTTCCCACGAGATCAAGAACGTGCTGGCCATCATCAAGGAAAACGCCGGTCTGCTCCAGGACATGCTGGCCATGAACGCCAGGGGCCTTCCCCTGGACCCGGAACGGCTGACCCGGCTGGCGCAATCCATCGATCGCCAGGTCGCCCGTGGCGACGGCATCATCAAAAACATGAACCGGTTTGCCCACAGCGCCGACCACCCTTCGGAAACCGTGGACGTGCACGAGACGATCGGGTTCGTTATCGACCTGGCGGCCCGCCTCATCGTCATGAAAGGGCGCCCGCCGCGATTCGAAGCCGCAACGGTGACGCTGACGGCGGTCACCAACCGATTTTTTCTGGAGCGTCTGATATGGGCCTGCCTGTGTTGTGCCATGGAGGCATGCGACCCTGAGGGGACGATCTCGGTGGTTGCGGAGAGAATTGACGCCACCGTTCGGATTCGTTTTCAGGGCCTGGCGGAAAATTTTTTTATCGACGGCACGCCATTTCCCTCGCCGGAGGATGCGACGGTCGGCCGAATGATCGGCGCCCAGTTGAGTGCCGATGAAAACGCAAAAGAAATTGTTATTGTTTTAAGTTAA
- a CDS encoding NifB/NifX family molybdenum-iron cluster-binding protein — translation MKIAFPVLENKGLDSDVHGHFGSAPFFVFVDLDTDSSEVLENPDQDHQHGNCNPLGALGGRRVDGVVVGGIGGGALKKLNNDGITVYRAVEGSVKENALLIKAGSLPVFEPNQVCGHHHGVQIEGCTH, via the coding sequence ATGAAAATCGCATTTCCCGTACTTGAAAATAAAGGATTGGACAGCGACGTCCACGGCCATTTCGGATCGGCGCCCTTTTTTGTGTTTGTCGACCTTGATACAGATTCTTCAGAGGTCCTCGAAAACCCAGACCAGGACCATCAGCACGGCAACTGCAACCCCCTGGGTGCGCTGGGTGGGCGTCGGGTGGATGGGGTCGTGGTCGGCGGAATCGGCGGCGGCGCCCTGAAGAAACTCAACAACGACGGCATCACCGTTTACCGGGCCGTTGAAGGCAGCGTAAAAGAAAATGCCCTCCTGATCAAGGCCGGCAGCCTGCCGGTGTTCGAACCGAATCAGGTGTGCGGGCATCATCATGGGGTGCAGATAGAGGGATGCACCCATTAA
- a CDS encoding RidA family protein has protein sequence MPRQLISSGSPFEKPIGFSRAVRVGNTISVSGTAPIAPGGGTAFPGNLYEQTRTCITIIKDAIEKAGGRIDDVIRTRIMLTDIDRWQEAARAHGEFFGEIRPACTFVQVSRFIDEDWLVEMEADCVVGEPGI, from the coding sequence ATGCCCAGACAGTTGATCAGTTCAGGGTCGCCTTTCGAAAAACCCATCGGCTTTTCCCGGGCCGTGCGGGTAGGCAACACCATCTCCGTCTCGGGAACCGCCCCCATCGCACCCGGCGGCGGCACGGCCTTTCCCGGCAATCTTTACGAACAGACCCGCACCTGCATCACCATCATCAAAGACGCCATTGAAAAAGCCGGCGGCCGCATAGATGACGTGATCCGCACCCGCATCATGCTCACCGACATCGACCGCTGGCAGGAGGCCGCCAGGGCCCACGGCGAATTTTTCGGTGAAATCCGTCCGGCCTGTACCTTCGTCCAGGTCAGCCGTTTCATCGATGAAGACTGGCTGGTGGAGATGGAGGCGGATTGTGTGGTGGGAGAACCAGGGATATAG
- a CDS encoding cobalamin-dependent protein (Presence of a B(12) (cobalamin)-binding domain implies dependence on cobalamin itself, in one of its several forms, or in some unusual lineages, dependence on a cobalamin-like analog.): MKVLLIYPYFIDRRIDEEDVSAIPMGLYYVGAMLLANGYDVEILNAWDQGASPHRIQRILEDKQPDLVGFSILHANRWGGIDIARMVKKVNPHTHVVFGGVGATFLWEHFLQHFPEIDYVVRGEGETSFLELIRHLEAKGTAAPDHIAGLAFRKEGRPFATEDRQPVADLDSLPMPADYFTFQHLSLTRGCPSGCTFCGSPAFWKRRTRFHSVDYFVSQVQRLVGKGIRFFFVSDDTFTLKPKRVIEICRRIVDLKLDITWAAISRVDCVDGEMLAWMRRAGCTQISYGVESGSPKIRALYRKNISDEDICRAFDLTVRFGIMARAYFIYGAPQETEATIDESLDLMRRIRPLSAIFYILDLFPGTELYEQYKRRTGADDDIWLDRVEDILYYETDETLDKERVLEFGRRLREGYFAMLPDFAEAIELEEDPALFPLHADFLSRLALTFSHGDYAANPSIGNRLPTAIRLFERALSYHPDHRAFWGLGLVYQQMQRWEDSMEILLRGIRHHPASVDLRMTLASSLMRMGRSNEAREHLLPVGDQPRAMEMLVHCCRLLKDRQGEKAWHDRLKAATRAKSP; the protein is encoded by the coding sequence ATGAAAGTTCTGCTGATTTACCCCTACTTTATCGACCGCCGCATCGACGAAGAGGATGTCAGCGCCATTCCCATGGGGCTCTACTACGTGGGTGCCATGCTTCTGGCCAACGGGTACGACGTCGAAATCCTCAATGCCTGGGACCAGGGCGCCAGCCCCCATCGCATCCAGCGGATTCTGGAAGACAAGCAACCGGACCTGGTCGGCTTTTCCATCCTGCACGCCAACCGCTGGGGCGGCATCGACATCGCCCGCATGGTCAAAAAGGTCAATCCTCACACCCATGTGGTATTCGGCGGCGTGGGCGCCACCTTCCTCTGGGAGCATTTTCTCCAACACTTTCCCGAAATCGATTATGTGGTCCGGGGAGAAGGCGAAACCAGCTTCCTGGAACTGATCCGCCACCTGGAAGCAAAAGGGACGGCAGCGCCCGACCATATCGCGGGGCTGGCCTTCCGGAAAGAGGGCCGACCATTCGCCACCGAAGATCGCCAGCCGGTGGCCGATCTGGACAGCCTGCCCATGCCCGCCGACTATTTCACCTTTCAACATCTTTCCCTGACCCGGGGCTGCCCGTCCGGGTGCACCTTCTGCGGTTCGCCGGCCTTCTGGAAACGCCGCACGCGCTTTCACAGCGTCGACTACTTCGTCTCCCAGGTACAGCGCCTGGTCGGCAAAGGAATCCGCTTTTTCTTCGTTTCCGACGACACCTTCACCCTCAAACCAAAGCGGGTGATCGAAATCTGCCGCCGGATCGTCGACCTCAAGCTGGATATCACCTGGGCGGCCATTTCCCGGGTGGACTGTGTGGATGGGGAAATGCTGGCCTGGATGCGGCGGGCGGGATGCACCCAGATCAGCTACGGGGTGGAAAGCGGGAGCCCGAAAATTCGGGCACTGTACCGCAAAAATATCAGCGACGAGGACATCTGTCGGGCCTTCGACCTGACCGTTCGCTTCGGCATCATGGCCCGGGCTTACTTTATCTACGGCGCACCACAGGAAACCGAGGCCACCATCGACGAAAGCCTGGATCTGATGCGCCGAATCCGGCCCCTGTCGGCCATCTTCTACATCCTGGACCTGTTTCCAGGAACGGAGTTGTACGAACAATACAAACGGCGCACCGGCGCTGACGACGACATCTGGCTGGATCGGGTGGAGGATATTCTCTATTACGAAACCGACGAGACCTTGGATAAAGAGCGGGTTCTGGAATTCGGGCGGCGGCTGCGGGAAGGCTATTTTGCCATGCTGCCGGACTTTGCCGAAGCCATCGAACTGGAAGAGGACCCGGCCCTGTTTCCCCTGCACGCCGATTTTCTATCCCGGCTGGCCCTGACCTTCAGTCACGGCGATTACGCCGCCAATCCGTCCATCGGCAATCGCCTGCCCACGGCGATCCGTCTTTTCGAGCGCGCCCTGTCGTACCATCCCGACCACCGGGCATTCTGGGGCCTGGGGCTGGTCTATCAGCAAATGCAGCGATGGGAAGATTCGATGGAAATTCTGCTGCGGGGCATCCGGCATCATCCTGCCAGCGTCGATCTGCGTATGACCCTGGCCAGCAGCCTGATGCGTATGGGACGTTCTAACGAGGCGCGCGAACACCTGCTGCCTGTCGGGGACCAGCCGCGGGCCATGGAAATGCTGGTTCACTGCTGCCGATTGCTAAAAGACCGCCAGGGGGAAAAAGCCTGGCACGACCGGTTGAAAGCTGCCACCAGAGCAAAATCACCCTAA
- a CDS encoding FmdB family zinc ribbon protein encodes MPLFDFLCADCGHVAEMLVFNEKTSVECEKCGSSNLKKLMSAHSSLSGTASNALPGPGDTACCGSSPGHAGCAGPGSCCGRAQG; translated from the coding sequence ATGCCACTGTTCGATTTTTTGTGCGCCGACTGCGGCCATGTGGCCGAGATGCTGGTTTTCAACGAGAAAACCAGCGTTGAATGCGAAAAGTGCGGCAGCAGCAATCTCAAAAAACTGATGTCCGCCCATTCGTCCCTTTCCGGCACTGCCTCCAACGCCCTGCCGGGGCCCGGAGACACCGCCTGCTGCGGTTCATCGCCGGGCCATGCCGGGTGCGCCGGTCCCGGGAGCTGCTGTGGGCGGGCACAGGGCTGA
- a CDS encoding response regulator gives MKERVLLVDDETEFLEIMAERMRARDMEVTTSTSATEALSLIATESYDAVIMDFMMPEMDGIQALKAIKEKKPEMQIILLTGHATVQKGVEAMKAGAMDFVEKPADLDALSDKIKKAHHKKAVIVGKQSQEKVIEMLRKYGM, from the coding sequence ATGAAGGAAAGAGTATTGCTGGTCGACGACGAAACCGAATTTCTGGAGATCATGGCCGAACGGATGCGCGCCCGGGACATGGAGGTCACCACATCCACTTCGGCCACCGAAGCGCTGTCCCTGATCGCCACCGAATCCTACGATGCCGTGATCATGGATTTCATGATGCCCGAAATGGACGGCATCCAGGCCCTGAAGGCCATCAAGGAGAAAAAGCCGGAGATGCAGATCATTCTGCTTACCGGCCATGCGACGGTCCAAAAAGGGGTCGAGGCCATGAAAGCCGGCGCCATGGATTTTGTGGAAAAACCGGCGGATCTGGACGCCCTGTCGGATAAAATCAAAAAGGCCCACCATAAAAAGGCGGTCATCGTTGGAAAGCAGAGCCAGGAAAAAGTGATTGAAATGTTGAGAAAATACGGGATGTAA
- a CDS encoding NIPSNAP family protein, translating into MPIQMRIYTINRGALDDFAAAWKKTIKPLREKLGFTIPAAWTLPSTNQFVWLMQYDGPESWEDLDRAYFSHPDRLAMSPDPARHIARMEEYFMDPVT; encoded by the coding sequence ATGCCTATCCAAATGCGCATCTACACCATCAATCGCGGCGCTCTGGACGACTTTGCCGCAGCGTGGAAAAAGACCATCAAGCCGCTGCGGGAAAAGCTCGGATTCACCATACCCGCCGCCTGGACCCTGCCGTCGACCAACCAGTTCGTCTGGCTGATGCAGTACGACGGTCCTGAATCCTGGGAGGATCTGGATCGGGCCTATTTCTCGCACCCGGACCGCCTGGCCATGTCCCCCGATCCGGCCAGGCATATCGCCCGCATGGAAGAGTATTTTATGGACCCGGTGACCTGA
- a CDS encoding CBS domain-containing protein: protein MLVKEIMTAKPITVTGNMEIVEAAKLLLENRINGVPVVDDDGKLVGILCQSDIIAQQKKLPVPSLFSFLDGYINLSSMKGIEKEVRKIAATAVFDAMTPDPVSVSPDSTIETVAALMVDHNFHTLPVVQDERLVGVVGKEDILKTLLPPDRE, encoded by the coding sequence ATGCTGGTAAAAGAGATTATGACGGCCAAACCCATCACCGTGACCGGCAATATGGAAATTGTCGAGGCGGCCAAGCTCCTTCTTGAAAACCGCATCAATGGCGTGCCGGTGGTGGACGACGACGGCAAACTGGTGGGGATCCTGTGCCAGAGCGACATCATCGCCCAGCAGAAAAAACTCCCCGTGCCTTCGCTGTTCTCGTTTCTGGACGGCTATATCAACCTCAGTTCCATGAAGGGCATCGAAAAGGAAGTCCGCAAGATTGCCGCCACGGCCGTCTTTGACGCCATGACCCCGGATCCGGTTTCCGTATCGCCGGATTCGACCATCGAAACCGTGGCGGCCCTGATGGTGGACCACAATTTCCACACCTTGCCGGTGGTTCAAGACGAACGCCTGGTGGGCGTGGTGGGAAAAGAGGATATCTTAAAGACTTTGCTGCCGCCGGATCGTGAATGA
- a CDS encoding tRNA pseudouridine(13) synthase TruD, which yields MPTESHPNQTGDRVEAAIDALKALPFVSDPLPGIGGTIKATPEHFVVEEILPYTACGQGEHVYVTFRRSGWNTEDAARAIQKCLKLAPTDVGYGGRKDKTAVVEQTFSLRCGESRPLAEIEQILAELPFDILAIDRHRNKIKTGHVAANRFTIVVSQPEPDALPRAQAIAERLAQTGIPNFYGPQRFGHGWQNIKRGFALFSASKKGRKNAFMVSVVQSTLFNIWLKQRMETGGYGRLLKGDIVKKTDTGGMFTVEDMAAEAPRFENGEIVYTGPIYGYKMKEAADTAGEREAALLDQYGLCAEDFRPLRSPGSRRPAILRPDDLEIHEASEGLQFTFTLPSGAYATTVLREFTRSM from the coding sequence ATGCCAACAGAAAGCCACCCCAACCAGACCGGTGACCGGGTGGAAGCCGCCATCGATGCGTTGAAGGCGCTTCCCTTCGTTTCCGATCCCCTTCCCGGCATCGGCGGAACCATCAAGGCCACGCCGGAGCACTTCGTGGTCGAGGAGATCCTTCCCTATACGGCCTGCGGGCAAGGGGAGCACGTGTATGTGACCTTTCGCCGCAGCGGCTGGAATACCGAGGATGCCGCCCGCGCCATCCAGAAATGCCTGAAGCTGGCCCCCACGGACGTGGGGTATGGCGGGCGCAAGGACAAAACCGCGGTGGTCGAACAGACATTTTCGCTGCGCTGCGGAGAAAGCCGTCCCCTGGCGGAAATCGAGCAGATTCTGGCCGAGCTTCCCTTCGACATTCTGGCCATCGACCGCCACCGCAACAAGATCAAAACCGGCCACGTGGCCGCCAACCGCTTCACCATCGTGGTCAGCCAGCCGGAGCCGGATGCCCTTCCCCGTGCCCAGGCCATCGCCGAACGGCTCGCGCAGACCGGCATCCCCAATTTTTACGGCCCCCAGCGCTTCGGTCACGGATGGCAAAATATCAAACGGGGATTCGCGCTCTTTTCAGCATCGAAAAAGGGCCGCAAAAACGCGTTCATGGTGTCGGTCGTTCAGTCGACCCTGTTCAACATCTGGCTCAAACAGCGCATGGAAACGGGCGGCTACGGGCGGCTGCTCAAGGGCGACATCGTCAAGAAAACCGATACCGGCGGCATGTTCACGGTCGAGGACATGGCTGCCGAGGCACCGCGCTTCGAAAACGGCGAAATTGTTTACACCGGACCGATCTATGGCTATAAAATGAAAGAGGCTGCGGACACGGCCGGAGAGCGGGAAGCGGCCCTGCTCGACCAATATGGTCTTTGCGCCGAGGATTTCCGCCCCTTGCGTTCCCCGGGCTCCCGGCGGCCGGCCATCCTGCGGCCCGACGATCTCGAAATCCATGAGGCTTCGGAAGGCTTGCAGTTCACGTTTACCCTGCCTTCGGGGGCTTATGCCACGACGGTCTTGCGCGAGTTCACCCGATCCATGTAG